GTTAAGATAAAAAATAATGTATTCACTTTCATCAAGGGCTTTATACTTTTCCTTTTCATTCTCTAAATCTTTGATTTTAAGTTTGAGGCTTTCTTTAGTAAGTTTGTCGGTAGCGGTATCTAACTGATTTTTGAGTTGTGTAAGTTCAGCATTGATAGTATTTTCTTTTTCAGAAAGTTCAGCGAAAATTTTTCGTAAAACTTCGGCAAATTCTTTGGTCGCAAAAAAACTCTTGAAAACTTGATATTTTCCTCTTTCCTTACTATCAAGCAAGGCTAATGCTTTTTCAAAATAATCTCCTATTCTTTCATTAACCTGTTTTTTTTGTTCTTGGGCATTTTTTAAGTATTTGGCACCTCCTTCAAAATGCTCTCGCTTAAATGCTACACAAAACGGCGAACAAGAATGAATAGCTTTACTTGGCAAATCAAAACATTTGTTGGTATCTATGCACCAAGCATTTTCTTTGTAGAATTTGCATTTTTCCAAAAACTCTGTTTCAGGTAATTTGGCTGTAAATCTTTCATAATAGATGTTTTCTGTGTCAATTTGATAGGTATTGTCTTTTTCAACAATACTCAAAAGCACATGTACTCCTTCAACAGGCTTTACGCCCAAATTTTTTAACTTTTCATCAAGCGTTGCGGTAAAATTGGCTATTTCTTTTATCATAAAAAATTGCAGTTTTATTTTTACTCCACCACCTCACACATTCCGAAACCTTGTGCGTTTTCATTGCCGAAGCCTGCCGAAAGACCTATTTCTAAAAGTTCCTTAGGGGCTTGCAAAAGGAACTCAAATAAATAGCCTCGTACATGAGTGGCTTGCGGCGTGCCTTGTTTGATAGTAATGAGTTTGCTACGAATATTTTTCTTATCTACTTCCAAAACAAAAGGGTAATTCTGCCAATGCAAGGGTATTTCTTTATCTGCGGCTTTATATTTTTCTATCAAATTACGCAGTAGTAATTCCTTAAAGGGCTTATCCAAAGGGTGTAAATAATCTTTATGACCTTGTTCGTTTTTTTGGGCTACTACCAAAGGAGAGAGAGTTTTGAGTTTTACTCTTTCTTGATGTATTCGCACAGGGGCAGTTTCTATGCGTTGTACCATAAAATCTACTTGACTCTCCCGTGTGCCGATACTTCCTCGCTGATACTGAAAAAGTCCCGATACAAATTTTTCTGCTACCTTATCTACATAAAACCCTACCTGTAATTCCAACTGACGAGTTTGTAGTAAAAAGCCTACGTCTTTAATTATCTTGTATTGGGGAATGAATAAATTAGAAAAACAAAAAAACTTAAAACTTTTCTTATTGCTCTCGTATCCGTTTTGGTGCAGGAAATGAGCATATTCTTCATCGGCTTTACTGATGATTTTGTAAATCCAACTGGAAAGTTCATACTGATAGTTGAAAGGTAAAATAGGGTTTTGTTTGTTTCGCACCGAAAGTATCAAACGAAAACGCATAAAAATTTTTTTATTAGGGCAAAGTAAAATTTTGGCTTCAATTTTGCAAGGGTTTTGCCATAAAAAATTTGCCTAATTATGAAAAAAACTTACTATTTATTCAATGCGGGCAAGTTGAGCCGAAAAGATAATACACTCAAATTTACTCCCATTGACGAAAACGGCAACGAGGCTCAACCCAAATATTTGCCTATTGAAGATGTAGATAACCTCTATGCCTTTGGTAGTTTGGAGGTGAATAGTGCTTTACTGAACTTTTTGGGCAAGCATAACATTAACATTCACTTTTTTGATTACTACGAACATTATACAGGCTCTTTTGTTGCCAAAGATTATTTGCTTTCGGGTAAGGTGCAAATTGCTCAAACGCAGACTTACTTAATCTCCGAAAAACGTTTGACTTTGGCTCGCAAAGTTTTAGAGGGAGCTACTCACAATATTCTCAAAAACCTACACTATTACAATCAGCGAGGGAAAGACTGCCAAACTCAAATTCAGCAAATTGAACAATGGCTTGCCGACCTAAAAGAAAGTAACAACATTAAACAAATGATGGCTTTGGAGGGCAATATCAGGCAGTTGTACTATGATGCTTTTGAAATCATTATCAACGATTTTTCAATGGAAGGGCGTTCTAAACAGCCTCCTCGCAATGAAATCAATGCTATGATTTCTTTTGGCAATATGCTTTGCTACACCCTTTGCCTTGACCAAATCTATCATACCCAGCTTAATCCCACGATTAGCTTTCTGCACGAGCCAGGTGAAAGACGTTATTCTTTGGCTTTGGATTTGGCGGAAATCTTTAAGCCCATTTTGGTAGATAGATTGATTTTTGCTTTGCTCAACAAAAAACAAATTCAGCAAAAAGATTTTGATAAAAACTTGAATTTTTGTATCTTGAAAGAAAGTGGTAAAAAAACTTTCGTGAAGGCTTGGGACGAAAAACTCAAAGAAACTATACAACATCGGTCGCTCAATAAACACGTAAGTTACAAATATCTAGTGCGTTTAGAATGTTACAAACTTATCAAACATATCTTGGAAATGGAAGAATACAAACCTTTCAAGATATGGTGGTAATGAGTACAGAGTAATGAATACAGAGTACAGAGTAGTGAGTACAGAGTACAGAGTACAGAGTACAAAGTACAAAATACTCAATACTAACTACTAACTACTAACTACCAATCCTATGTACGTGATTTTAGTCTATGATTGTGGTGAGGAGCGAGTAGGCAAAATGCTCAAATTGTGCAGACAATACCTGCACTGGATACAAAATTCAGTCTTTGAAGGAGAAATTACCGAAGTGAAACTAATGGAACTTGTTAGCAAGGCTTCCAAAATTATGGATTTGGAAGAAGATAGTTTGATTATTTTCAAAAGCCGAGACCAAAAATGGTTAGACAAAGAAATTATTGGCAAAGAAAAAATAATACCGACAATATCTTGTAAAATTTATGGAAACACCCAAAAAACAACTTATCGAAAAACTTTGCAGTATAGGTGCTTTTTGGAGTTATGATTTATCAAGTTGTATCGTGCCTGATGAAGTATTGATAGAAACCGCTTTACGTTGGGGTGATGTAGAGGAGATTTCGGCTCTTTTTCGGATTTTTCCCAAGACGCTAGTTCGCAAAGTTTGGCAGGAAAAACTTATTCCTGATATTCGCTTACAAGCTCACAATTATTATTTAGCTCGCATTTTCTTTAACATTCAAAATCCCCAACGTTACATCAAGTCCTTGCAAAAAAAGTTTAGTCGTTATGAGCGGATTAGACAATCTATTACCTGAAACCCGAAAAGTATTATTGCAATTAGCTTCCCTCCCTTTGCTTAAAAATTTTACACTTGTAGGAGGCTCAGCTCTGACAATTCATTTAGGACATCGTTTGAGCGAGGATATTGATTTGTTTTCTTGGCAATCTCAACTTTCTTGGAAAGACCTGCATCAAGCATTATCTGGTTTTGAAAGCATCAGTTTGCGGAACTTTACGCCTACCCAAGCAGATTTTTTCATCAATGGTGTAAAAATCACTTTTTTCGCTAATAACTGGCAAAAATTACAACAAAGAATTCACCTTACGGATAATCTATATGTAGCTGATTTAGAGGTTTTAGCAATCATGAAAGTCAATACGCTTTTTCTACGAGCCACTTTCAGAGACTACTACGATTTGTATGTTTTACACAGAGAAAAATTCTCTCTGCCCGAACTTTACAAACTTGCTTCAAACGAAATGGCTAATCTCACGAAAGTGCTTTTTCAAAAGGCTCTTATTTATACCGAAGATATCCCTGATGAACAGATTGTACATTTAGCACCCAAATACCACGCGAATTTACAAGAAATAACTCTCTACTTTGAAAAGCAAATTAAACTTTGGAACAAGAGCAAATAAATCCGAAGATAAGCTACCTCTTAGCCGTAGATAAGCCAAGGATAAGCCACAGATAAGCCGTCTTTTCACAAAATTTCCTTTTCTTTTTTTGTTTTTCTCCGAAATATTTTTAGCTTTGCTCAAAGCTCAATTTTTATGCCCAAGTACATTGTCAAGTGTGATATTTCAGGCATACAGAATTTTATTTTTGATGTTCCTAGCGATGGTGCCGCCCGACAGCTTAAAGCAAGGTCTTTCTACATAATAGCTATCACCGAAATTGCCTTCAAATATTTATCCGATAAGTTTCCAAACCGCACAAAAGAAATTTACAAGGGGGGAGGCAATCTTTACACTTACCTTGAAGCCGAAACAGAAGATAGCCTCCAAAAAGCGATTGAGGATTTTCAACGAGAATTTTACAGAGAAGGCGTATTTCCTATTTTTTCCTTCACGCAAGCCACTGGCGATTTCAAGCAAGACATGAAAGCCGTAGCTAAAAAAGCAAATTTGGCTAAATTACAAAAACCTTTTCAGGTGTCTCCTTTTTCGTTCAAGCCTTATGCTCCTGAAAAATGGGAAGATTTTACCCAAGAACTCATTAAAAGTGGCGGATTTAGCATAGAACAAAAACTAGTCGCCGATAACCCTTTCAGTAAAGCAGGCTACACTTTTTCCTTGCAGAAAAAAGAAATACAATTTAAAGATAAAATCCTCAATAAAATCCCTTTTCAGCACGAAAAAAATAAAGTAGTGGAGTTTGATGAAATTGTCCAAAAAGCCACAGGCGATAAGAAACTTGCCGCTCTTGTGATAGACGTAGATAACTTAGGCTCTCTTTTCAAAGACAAGGAATATGAAGAATATCAGCGAAACTCGCAAAAACTTACTGAATTTTTTGAAGTAGAATTGTATCACATTCTCCAAAAAGAAATTGACGAACATGCCATTTACCCCGTATTTGCAGGGGGAGATGATTGCTTTTTAGTAGGGGCTTGGGATAAAATCTTAGAAAAATCTCTGACTATACAGGAAAAATTTTCTGCTTTTGCTCGTGAAAATAGCCTTTCTAATACCCTTTCGGCAGGAGTGGTGATTGTTCCGTCGAAATTTCCGATGGTGCGTATGGCAGAAGAAGCCGAAAATGCCCTCAAAATCGCTAAAAACTATGGCAAAAATGGAATTTGTATTTTTGGAGAAGTATTAAGTTGGACAGATTTTGCAAAAGCTATGAAAATAGCTCATGACCTTAGAGAATTTGTTAATAAAGACGAACTGCCTCGCAATCTGCTTCATCGTTTGCAGTCTTCGGAATTAGGATTTACGAGCCTAGCAGAACAAAAAGCAGGAAAAATCTATTTCCCACGCGTGCATAGATTGATGTACTACCTGCGAAATGTACAAGAAGATTCAGATGCCCGAAAGTATCTGAAAAAATTATTTGAAGACTACAAAGAGGCTCTTTTAGAAAATTTTCTCAAGAAGTCAGGAAGTAATAATCCTACTCTCTATGTAATAGCGGCACGCTGGGCAGAATTGCTTACAAAAACACAAATCAAAGAAAATAAAAACTAAAAAATACAAAATCCTATGAACAAAAAGCATAACCCCTCACAGCAAGGGAATAGAGGGCAATCAAACCAAAACAATGATGGCAAGTCCTTTGCTGAACTTGCCAAAGAAGCCTTAAATTTCTTCGATAATTTTCGCGGAGAAATATTGCGTTTCAAAGAAAGCAAAGAACTCGATAAACTGCTTGAGAGAATAGAAAATTTCGTAAAAGAATACGGCAAAGAAGTAACTACTCACCAGTTGCGTAATATCTTTCACGAAATCAAAAAAGTAAATGATATAATGCAACTGAAACTGCTACGCCCTAATTTGGCTTACATCGCAGGTAGATTAGATGAAAAAAATAAAAAAGGAAGAATCTTCGTAGCCTTGATAGATAGCCTCATCAGAGAAGTCAAATCCAAAGATGATATAGACAACTTCAAAGAATTCATGGAAGCTATTATAGCTTATCACAAATTTTACGGAAAGCCTAATTAAAAACCATATAAGCCATGAAATTAGAAAGCAAAATTATACTCAAAGGTACCATTACTACCAAAACGGGCTTACATATCGGTGGAGCAAAAGCCTCCATGGATATTGGTGGCTTGGATTTGCCTGTTATCAAAACTCCTACAGGAGTTCCATATATTCCAGGAAGTTCACTGAAAGGTAAAATCAGAAGCCTTTTGGCAAAAAAAGAAGGCTCTGATGACATCAAAAACGATAGTGAGATTTTGTGTAAAATGTTTGGAGGTATTGAAGCTAAACAGTCTAAAACACAAGGAACTGCTCGCTTAATTTTTCGCGATGCTTTTCTTGATGAAAAGAAATTTCAAGAGGCATTCCCTGCAAGAAAAGTAAAATTAGAAACCGAATTTACCGAAATCAAAACCGAAAACACTATTGAACGCACTACAGGGAAAGCTCAACATCCTCGTACCATTGAACGCGTACCTGCGGGGGCAGTGTTTGATTTTGAAATTGTGTTAGATAAATACAGCAATGACGAAGCCAAAGAAATTCTCCAAAAACTGCAAGAAGGCATAGAACTACTCAACCAAGACTATCTCGGAGGCAGCGGTACAAGAGGTTACGGAAAAGTAGAAATAGTGTTTGATGAAGAAAGTAAAAAAATCATTCAAGAATTCACAAAAACCTAATTGCCTAAATTCCCCAACATAGCCAAGTAAAATACAACTAAAATGCAAGTGCGTATCTTACATTGCAGACCTAATAGCAGATTTCATTTAGGAGAATTTACAGAAATCAGAAGCACTACCCTTACTGATACAGCTACGTATATTCATTCTGATGTACTTTTTGGGGCTTTTCTATATCAACTCTCTTTACTTTACCCTGAAAAAATTCTCCACTTCGTAGAACTTTTTACTCAAAAACAAATTCAATTTTCTTCGGCTTTCTATTGCCTGCAAAACACCAAAACCCAAAAGAAAATTTTTTTCTTGCCCAAACCCGTTAGCCTGAATC
The Bacteroidia bacterium genome window above contains:
- the cas6 gene encoding CRISPR-associated endoribonuclease Cas6 — translated: MRNKQNPILPFNYQYELSSWIYKIISKADEEYAHFLHQNGYESNKKSFKFFCFSNLFIPQYKIIKDVGFLLQTRQLELQVGFYVDKVAEKFVSGLFQYQRGSIGTRESQVDFMVQRIETAPVRIHQERVKLKTLSPLVVAQKNEQGHKDYLHPLDKPFKELLLRNLIEKYKAADKEIPLHWQNYPFVLEVDKKNIRSKLITIKQGTPQATHVRGYLFEFLLQAPKELLEIGLSAGFGNENAQGFGMCEVVE
- the cas1b gene encoding type I-B CRISPR-associated endonuclease Cas1b — its product is MKKTYYLFNAGKLSRKDNTLKFTPIDENGNEAQPKYLPIEDVDNLYAFGSLEVNSALLNFLGKHNINIHFFDYYEHYTGSFVAKDYLLSGKVQIAQTQTYLISEKRLTLARKVLEGATHNILKNLHYYNQRGKDCQTQIQQIEQWLADLKESNNIKQMMALEGNIRQLYYDAFEIIINDFSMEGRSKQPPRNEINAMISFGNMLCYTLCLDQIYHTQLNPTISFLHEPGERRYSLALDLAEIFKPILVDRLIFALLNKKQIQQKDFDKNLNFCILKESGKKTFVKAWDEKLKETIQHRSLNKHVSYKYLVRLECYKLIKHILEMEEYKPFKIWW
- a CDS encoding nucleotidyl transferase AbiEii/AbiGii toxin family protein — its product is MSGLDNLLPETRKVLLQLASLPLLKNFTLVGGSALTIHLGHRLSEDIDLFSWQSQLSWKDLHQALSGFESISLRNFTPTQADFFINGVKITFFANNWQKLQQRIHLTDNLYVADLEVLAIMKVNTLFLRATFRDYYDLYVLHREKFSLPELYKLASNEMANLTKVLFQKALIYTEDIPDEQIVHLAPKYHANLQEITLYFEKQIKLWNKSK
- a CDS encoding CRISPR-associated protein Cas10; translated protein: MPKYIVKCDISGIQNFIFDVPSDGAARQLKARSFYIIAITEIAFKYLSDKFPNRTKEIYKGGGNLYTYLEAETEDSLQKAIEDFQREFYREGVFPIFSFTQATGDFKQDMKAVAKKANLAKLQKPFQVSPFSFKPYAPEKWEDFTQELIKSGGFSIEQKLVADNPFSKAGYTFSLQKKEIQFKDKILNKIPFQHEKNKVVEFDEIVQKATGDKKLAALVIDVDNLGSLFKDKEYEEYQRNSQKLTEFFEVELYHILQKEIDEHAIYPVFAGGDDCFLVGAWDKILEKSLTIQEKFSAFARENSLSNTLSAGVVIVPSKFPMVRMAEEAENALKIAKNYGKNGICIFGEVLSWTDFAKAMKIAHDLREFVNKDELPRNLLHRLQSSELGFTSLAEQKAGKIYFPRVHRLMYYLRNVQEDSDARKYLKKLFEDYKEALLENFLKKSGSNNPTLYVIAARWAELLTKTQIKENKN
- the csm2 gene encoding type III-A CRISPR-associated protein Csm2, coding for MNKKHNPSQQGNRGQSNQNNDGKSFAELAKEALNFFDNFRGEILRFKESKELDKLLERIENFVKEYGKEVTTHQLRNIFHEIKKVNDIMQLKLLRPNLAYIAGRLDEKNKKGRIFVALIDSLIREVKSKDDIDNFKEFMEAIIAYHKFYGKPN
- the csm3 gene encoding type III-A CRISPR-associated RAMP protein Csm3 → MKLESKIILKGTITTKTGLHIGGAKASMDIGGLDLPVIKTPTGVPYIPGSSLKGKIRSLLAKKEGSDDIKNDSEILCKMFGGIEAKQSKTQGTARLIFRDAFLDEKKFQEAFPARKVKLETEFTEIKTENTIERTTGKAQHPRTIERVPAGAVFDFEIVLDKYSNDEAKEILQKLQEGIELLNQDYLGGSGTRGYGKVEIVFDEESKKIIQEFTKT